The Acaryochloris thomasi RCC1774 genomic sequence GGTAGACAGTTCGTTTTTGGTTTTAGGGCAGAAACCACTGTGGTTCTCTCACTTTTTCCCTCATACCGAGGTCACTATCACTTCAGTTCATCTGAAAGAGACGTTTCCATTTTTAAGCAATTTTCTCAGTGATACCCAACACCATTGGGACAATCAGCAAAGCAATCGCTTAGATTCAGGACTCTGGGTCGAATTGGATCTTCAGGGAGAGGAAATTCCTCTGGGAGCAACAGCTTTGTTCCTCGACACCCTGCAGCTGCTGCTGATTAATGCGGCAGGGCAAGCACTCAGGCAAATCTACAGAAAAGGGCCACGGTATGCGAAGGCGGGGGTGATGCGACTGGATATCTCCCTGGTCAATACGATGCAGGGGCATCTGTTCCAAGAAAGAGATAGTGAGAGGGCGATCGCGCTTATGAAGACTGTTGATCAGCTCAATCGCTTGTACGGGCGCAGGGCAGTCTTCTTTGCGAGTGAGGGGTGTACTCAAGCTTGGGCGATGAAGCGGCAGCGGTGTACGCCTTCGTATACGACGCGGTGGGAAGATTTGCCGGTAGTGCAGTGAGCGAGAACAATCAGACCAACGATTTTATAAACCAAGATGCTTCTCAAGAGCCTTGGATAAAAGCTTATCG encodes the following:
- a CDS encoding DUF4113 domain-containing protein — protein: MVLGQKPLWFSHFFPHTEVTITSVHLKETFPFLSNFLSDTQHHWDNQQSNRLDSGLWVELDLQGEEIPLGATALFLDTLQLLLINAAGQALRQIYRKGPRYAKAGVMRLDISLVNTMQGHLFQERDSERAIALMKTVDQLNRLYGRRAVFFASEGCTQAWAMKRQRCTPSYTTRWEDLPVVQ